In the Sebastes fasciatus isolate fSebFas1 chromosome 12, fSebFas1.pri, whole genome shotgun sequence genome, ACAAGGTTGCATGAAAAGCCGCTTGAGCTCATTTCCATAATACCTCCGTGTGCCCCACGAGAATCTTGGGTTCAGTTTGCCTTCATTTGCATTTGCCACGAAACAGCATATACCATTTTTTCCCTATTTCTGCAGCTGGAGTACATTGAAATGCTTTCAGTATATGCTGGACTCTACTGGTAGGGGCTGTTGGATGTGAAACCTGCCCACTGGCTGCAGCTCACAGACGGTATTTTGGGGAATTGGCTGCGGAGCCAAGGGTTTTTATCAGATTCACAGCAGGAAGCAAATTGGatgggagataaaaaaaaaaaaagtttgccaCTCTCATCACCTATAGGCCTACTGATAGAAGCTCATTTAAATTCAGACAGCATGTCCTCTATTCAACTTCTCAATTTGATTTCATTTCCTATCGCAGCGACTCACttgttaaaggggacctattatgcttattttcaggcgCATACTTATATTATTTGGGTATTATTTACGTATAttgggtttctaccagaacttgtttacatgtttaaatgttcaaaaaacgctttatttttctcataccagctgtcctgcagcatctcttttcaccctctgtctgaacaGCTCTGTTAAAGCTCctgcccagtctgctctgattggtcagctggtccactctgttgtgattggtcaaccaaaccaaactcttcggactccgctccagctccactctaactagctttgtttgaggacgtgccaaactagccgccaggcaggtattatgcaaatgtcttactTGGTGACAACACtacgttatggaagaaaaggcgggactttaaTCAAAGCGTTTCAGGCAGCAGTGttttgtgggggagagtaagtccctttggcgtggactttgggttttataactttgcagaccttttacgtgcacaaaaaactatacaaacacactaaaggaaagggcaaaagcataataggttctCTTTAACGAAAAAAGGCGCTTAAACCGTTGCAGTAGAGATAGTGTAAATGACGTTTCACGCATTGTTGAACTGGTTGACAACTGGAGTAAGATTTTGTGTTTGTCACATGGTTCATGCTGGCTGTGGCTCTGTCTTCAGGAATGAGTGTCTCTCCTGTGCTTTGGATCACACTCCTCAGTCTTAAAGATTAAAAGGTCCTCAGTCGAGACAGATACCAGCAATCCAGAGGCATTTTATTTAGCCGAATATCTtcacaggaagaaaaaaaaaaaaaaaagagcaattaCATCCACCTACTAAATCCAAAAACTACGCAATGTGCACAGTAATCATTCAAAAGaggcatactgtatatcacaaaTTCACATATTATTAAAAAGAACAAACCCATAAACAAGCAGTAGAGCATTTCTCTGCAGCAGAGGCATAATGAGAAGGATGCAATGACCAGCAGTTTTCTTTCACTTAAACAGTCAATGTACTCCATACGTTTATCCTTTAGGAACAGTAAAAATAGAACATATCACTCTTTGCaactctccaaaaaaaaaaaaaaccttgaccATGATTCATTGTCCATGCAATGTTACACGGAAGTTGACATCACAGCTGCCAGGAACTTGTATTGGACATGCGGCAGAGGTTGAATGGAGGTCGTGAGAGGGGTTCATTGGGAACTTTGACAGATGTAAAATCTGAATAGCATCATGGAGAGGAAAAAGGGGAAATGGGAGGAAGACTTTCATGCAAATTTTAACAGTTTAAGTCATTTTAATATCTCACTGCGGGGTCCCAGACAGTGTCCCGTCCTCGCTCACACATCAGAATTGATGCTCAGGTTGGCCAAACGCGGGTCAGAGTTTATCTCATACCTGTAATGGTACCCCTCCATGTGGTCCCTACAAGCATCCCGGATGTTGTACATCCATCGCTTGATGCCTTTTCTGTTCAGGTAGAGCACCAGCAGGAATATAACGCCAATCAGGGCCAGCACCAGCCCCAGGAACACATAAGAGGTCTCCAGCACGCCCTCCATGTCGCCTAAACACTTCAGCTGTGACTGCTCGACCTGCAGGAGCGGCTGGCGTCTCAGGGCCACGGGGTCGGCGCAGGTCAGGTTCTGCACGTCGGTGACCCGAGTGGAGTTCTTCAGCCACAGCAGCATGTCGTCCATGAAGCAGTCGCAGCGCCACGGGTTCCCCGCCAGCCGGATGTAGAGGGCGGGCTTGAGGCTGAACTCTGCCAGGGTGGCGGCGGGCAGGTCCCTCAGGCTGTTGTCCCTCAGGTCAAGGTCACGCAGCGGCGGCACCCTCAGCGTCCCGTTCTGGATGGTGATGATGGAGCTGTTCTGCAGGCTGAGGTTGACCAGGTTGGGCAATCCGTCGAATATGTCGTCTGGGAGAATCACAAGGTCATTGTTGGACAGGTCCAAGACCGTCAGCTGGAGGAAGTGTCCACTCTGTAGGATGCTCAGGACCACATCTGTGGAggtgtgattgattgattgatggaggAAACACCTGCTGAGGTTCAAGAGCTGCACTTTGTTATCCTCAGGGAAAGCTCTTTCACTGAAATTCTGGATTCTGTTGTTGCTGAGGTCCAGCCGCACAAGGTTTGGCAAGTTGTCAAATACCATTGCATCCACAGACTCCATCTCATTCCCACTGAGATAGAGATCTGTTAACATCTGCAGGCGTGTTGGGAAAGAGTCCACGTCGATACGGGaaatgttgtttcctgtgacgAACAGGAATTTGGTATTGGCCGGTAGAGAATGCGGAATCGCGTCCAACTCCTGGTTTTggcatttcacagtttgtgagaAGCACAAGCATCTGTCCGGACAGCCGTGGCAGGACAGCACGACCATGAGGAGGAACAGAAAGAGCATCATCCCGGACATGTGTGTTCTCCCTCGGATCTCTCCGCGGTCACATCCGCACGACGTGCTCAACAGGCGCATCTTGGGTCgtacacaatgtgtgtgtgtgtgcgcagagACCGTGCGTAAAGATTACTTTACAACAATCCAGCCCCACTCACCGCCTGCTTCTTCAGCAAAGGGAAAGTTTTTTCCACTGGGTTTCCCGCCTTTGTCCTTTCGAAAACTGCTCCCAGTTCACACTCAGACTCCATATAACTACCCCCAAACCATCCTGGTGGAGGAGAAGTCTACGTTTCCATGAAGGCGATGTGGACGAAGCTCGCAAACTTCGAGGCTTTTCCTCCTCGTCTGTTTCCAAACCTTTAGGCTTTAACGATGTCTTTTATAGTCCCCGCAGAACAATCAAGTCCGATACAGATTGTAAAATAGGCAAATAAGTTATTCAGGCTGCTGGTTCCGAAAGAGACAGTCCTCCTTGTCTCCCATAGGTGCCATACTCCTCCATAGCCTCCTAGCCTACGTACTTCCAGCCTGCTGCTCTCCTAAACGGTGGGAGTCTGGAGGGAAAGACCAaacccagcagcagcacagtgcACACCATTGGAAGGAGGGAGCGTACCATTTTCAGGCAAAAGGGGGGTGAACAGAAACTCTCTCAAGTTTCGTTCAGATTTTGATTCGAATTTTCCACtgatttttatattaattttaacTTTATAGCTAAATATCTAGTTGTTAAAATCACAACTAGTTCCTAAAATGACCTGTAGCATACTAGTGATGAGATGAGCCCGGTGTGCCGGGGTCCAGGGACCTCTAGGGGTCTCTGAAGGAGCTCCAGTGACGTCCCCAGTACTGGATGTCACCCTAGGATGAGGCTGCAGCGGTccatatattacattatatctTCTGATCAGACATTTACAacaaaagtgatgtttttttgcaatcaCATACGAAATCATTACCAACcacaaacaaatattttcagattGCATTTCCTAGAATAAGATATCTTCACATATCCTAATGTGTCATCACTCACCAacacaacagcctgttctccctcctgccctctggtagaagatacaggacccccaggactcacACCAGCAGAATGTGGaactgttttttcccccaggccatcagactctTGAATAGATAATCCATACGACACTCTCTCACAAAGTGCAATAAACATGCAACACTTGAATCAATAcaatatgtgcaatatatatatatatatatatatatatataaaaatgcctgtgcaatatttttatagtaCCCAACTCTGCTTCCATATTTATCTCACTgcctcttatactgtatatatatatgttcttaatatgcccttgtacaaagtatttccttttattattgtaatataatttattcttttaatgGAGCTTGCCAGCTAAAaatatttcacacgattgtatttgtataaccggcgtgacaataaacatcttgaatcttgaatcttgaacctTGAATGTGGTTTGATATATTGGGCCTATCATATGATATGATATCGAGGCTAACCAAGTTCAACACAAGGCTgtgtggaaaacacacacacatagcctaAAGGAACTGAAAAGCCAAAATAAAACTGGTAAAGGAAACACATCAATCATTGATCCACTGATAATGTCTCATTATCGAACCCATCATTTACTAGTAGTCATTTAGATAAGTTACAATCCCATCATTGAGGATTATATGGGTCTTTAAACCATACTCAATGAATgcagggaaaaaaagacattgtCAAGATTTATTGTATGTTAGCTTGTATGTCGACATAATACAGAACCACATAGACAACAAACTCAAAATAAGAGCAAAGGAAAGATGACTTGTAATCATTTGGATGAAGTTACCTGACTCAGATTTTACGGTTTAATCAAAATTGATTGGAGTGTTACTGGCACAAAGAAAAGTTTAGGAACTTCTGGATCTTACCAATGTGAAAGGAATACAAAATCgagttattcttttttttatcacttattttttattgcaaCCATTATTGTAACACCAAGAAATGAGTTAGATATATCAAGTTTGTCCACATTAAAATTGTGTTTGGTCGTGCATCATTGACTCTTGCTGATGATAGTTCCAGGTATAGAAATATCCAAAAAGGCTCCGGAGCCAGTGAATACCTGAAATATCACGGGGAGAGTTCCAGCGCTGGACCACAATCTTCTTAGCCTGCCAGCCAGACTTTGCGTGTTTTGTCCTAAGGGAGAGATCTAGTTATTCTCAATACATTATGCAAAACTGCTTTTTGGCAGCTGAAAATTATTTCCTCAACCAAATGATAATGAAAAAGGAGCCTTCAACATTTTATAACATCAAGGGTTCAATAACATGCTATTATTTCAGAAAATATTGGAATGGTCAAATTCAGTATTCTTTTTAGGAAAGGCCTTGAGTGGTGACCTTGTGGTTGTCGGCTGTATTGTACTGCTGAGAAGCAAAAACTGTGGATGTGTTCATGCATGAACGTTGAGGGAAGGCATGCTCATCAATATGTCATATTTGGAAGCCCCCGGTGTAGATCCTAGTGTAACCTTAGCTTTACCCTCCTTTGACCCCTACCTATTCTTAGCCTGGGTCAGTGTGACAATCATCTGAGTAATTCCTTGAAACCTGGATCCAGGCTGAAAGTGATACTCCTCCCCGAGGCTATCTGTTGAGTATGAAACTATTGTAACTGACATGATGTTCTGGTGGAGGATCTACAGCTTTTAACATCCCCCGCATGTCTACTGTAGGTGTGGCATGCTCATGGGTGGAACATCTTTATTCTCTATTAAAGGAACAAACCATTATTTTGTCATCAGTGGCGGTTTAAGGTGGTCAGGGGCCCTATAGGTTACTCTTTGTATGGGCCCCCCACCCTTACTCATCACGCTTTTAGCATTACcggaaaaaagtaatttagtgCCACGTGTAAAAGCATGCTAGGAATATTACATGGCCCACACGAACACACTTGGGAAGCACTttcatatacacaaacacacacacacacacacacacacacacatagagacagcCTTTTATCTAAACTTTGAGATATCTAGTCAATTTAGGGATTTTCTTTAGTAGATATTGGTCATGGTGTTCTTTCAGCCGTTGTGGTTTTCGTTTTTGTGCTCTGTTCATTTTACCGCTCTTCTGTCCAGTAGTGACGTAATATTTGAAAACCAAATTGCTGATTGGGTGGAAGTGGCTCCGATCTACCCACATCAGCTGCTTAATTTTGTTCTAATGTTTCTTATGGTCCAATAGGGGTAAagggtgtttttttcttcttctctgaagtacatttaaataattaaaactaaTATGGCCTATCTGGGACCCTTTCAAACATGGGGCCCCTAGGCTGCAGCCTAGgccagcctgtgcattaatccACCCCAGTTTGTCATACTTGTACAGAAATTATTCTAAAACAACTTTTAAACCCTTTGTCTGCTTCTCTTGCTCCTAATTGCGTGTAAGTTGAAATATAGGCCAATTTTGTGATAATTTAAATGTCAATTAAGAGTGAATAGCattgtaaatacattttaaatgatacAAGAAGTGTTGTCTTCTTGTATCATTTAACATTAATGTACAAggtatttagcattttatataACTAAGTTAATTTATCATGTTGTTTTCTAATGTGTTTTAATAATGTTATCAtatttataatgtaaaccctaaaataaaaaaaataaattaaatttcctATGACATCATAGATACAGCAACAGCACACTCTGAGCTGCTACAAAACGCTCCCAAAAATCAACCAATAGGACACTGGGATATTCACGCCCTGGCCAATCACAAGTCTCCATATTACCGAAGGTCTTTTTTTACCTAACCTGCGGGGTTTCAGTTGTCCAGTCCTGTCAACATCTGCACCAGTGAAACAAGCTGCCAGCGTCTCCTATCATCAGTTATGACACAGTGGATGTACGTCGTTGATGCAACTTTCTTCAtgtcctcttttctctttaaCTAACGGAAGGTAAGAAATGATACGACGTTAATCTCCCTTAGCAACCAGCAACCAGCAACCAGCAACCAGCCCGCTGACGGCTAGCTCTGATCCCTCCATGCTAGCTGTCGCTGATGTGTCAGTCAAGCTAGCTAACGCTAGCTAACAACACTTGTTATACCTAACGTTATACATATCTATAGTTGCTTTTGCCCGAGGCTGGTGTCTAGTTAGCGGTCAGAATTGAAACTACATAGCACATTATGATGTAGCTTGACGTGTAACGTTATCCAGCTGGAGCACTACGAGCTACTGGGGTGaagtagctagctagctagctagctagctgtcagTGCTTCTGCACAGCCTGCTAGCAGGTTAGTCACACATGTGGGACATATGATGGTTTATCTTGTTATAATAAAGAAATGGGTTCACACTGGCTTCAACACCCGCAGTTATATCACGCAGAACCCAAATGGGGGGTTCAATGGGGTGCAGCCAACATTAGCAAGCTGATGGTATTCAGCTAACTTCTCCTGT is a window encoding:
- the tpbg gene encoding trophoblast glycoprotein, with product MRLLSTSCGCDRGEIRGRTHMSGMMLFLFLLMVVLSCHGCPDRCLCFSQTVKCQNQELDAIPHSLPANTKFLFVTGNNISRIDVDSFPTRLQMLTDLYLSGNEMESVDAMVFDNLPNLVRLDLSNNRIQNFSERAFPEDNKVQLLNLSRCFLHQSINHTSTDVVLSILQSGHFLQLTVLDLSNNDLVILPDDIFDGLPNLVNLSLQNSSIITIQNGTLRVPPLRDLDLRDNSLRDLPAATLAEFSLKPALYIRLAGNPWRCDCFMDDMLLWLKNSTRVTDVQNLTCADPVALRRQPLLQVEQSQLKCLGDMEGVLETSYVFLGLVLALIGVIFLLVLYLNRKGIKRWMYNIRDACRDHMEGYHYRYEINSDPRLANLSINSDV